Part of the Pseudoliparis swirei isolate HS2019 ecotype Mariana Trench chromosome 18, NWPU_hadal_v1, whole genome shotgun sequence genome is shown below.
TGAGGGAGAAGGAAAGTTCGAGCGACTCCGCACTTGATAGgaacacaaagtttattctacaagatacAGGTCAATAACAGACGACTAGAACGACTGGAGACTTTCAGGAGCCAGATTGCGAAAGTCCAAAGATGTGACATCCTGCTACACGTTATATAGGGAGAAGGAAGGCCGTTTAAGGTCACAATCTATAGCCGGCCACGTCAGTTGGGGCTAAAAGTGTGCTTCTGACCCCCACCTTACATGGTCATCTGGCTAAAAGTGTGCTTCTGACCCCCACCTTACATGGTCATCTTCTGCACCAAGGCCTTCACCCCAGTGGGCTTCTATTCTCAGAGCTTCCCTCGACCTACAGCATTGATACTTAATACTGTTGTACACCACAAattccccacagccccatcctCTGATGAGTCGGTTGTGTAGAAGCACTTCGTCCTGTAGCATCTCTGGTTCTTCTGTTCCTGTAGTGTTGGGCTTCAGCGACCCTCTGAACGGAGAGGTCAAACCTCGCATCCTGCTGATGGGCCTGAGGAGGAGAAGTCCTCCATCCAGAAGGTGGTTTTCCATAAGATGTCGCCCAACGAGACCCTGTTCCTGGAGAGCACCAACAAGATCTGCAGAGAGGACGTGTCCAGCAGCTCCTTCGTCAGCTTCCAGATCTGGGACTTCCCCGGCCAGATCGACTTCTTCGACCCCACCTTCGACTACGAGATGATCTTCAGGGGCACCGGAGCGCTGATCTTCGTCATCGACTCTCAGGTCAGCCCACAAACCCAGAGGAACACAATCAGGCCAGACAAGCAGAATAGGAGAAGGACAGTCGGGTTAGCCGCTGCCACGGTAACGgaacacacaccatggccactCCTGACGACCCCGCTACGTCGGCTTGAAGGTCCTCCACCTCTCAGATCAGTCCCTATCACGCTGCTCTCTCAATGTTCCAATCAAGACAGTTGTCTTGACAATATGCCACAACAACCAATAACAGGCACACTGAGCCCTTCAAATTGAGGAGAAGAATTGAAAAGTGTCGCAATAAGCAGCGATAACCAATAAGCAATAATCCATAGCGATACGGCATCATTACAGTCTTAGACCCAGCCCTACGGAGGAGGACGCTTCCCCTCCACAGGAACCCCGTGACCCTGGAGCTCGGAGGCCGTGGGCTCTACTCAACTGCACACACGTGTAGAAACCagcgagatatatatatatatatttatatatactgtatatatatatatatatcatgcaaTAAATCTGTGATACGAGAACCCAAGGAACGCCGCCTgacactgtgtgcgtgtgtccctctctctctctgtctctctgtccctctgtctatgtctctctctgtcttctttgTCATGAAGCCACTTTCCTGCTGCAGCTCTTTCACTGGTTTAGCTCAGTGGTTACTTCCTCAAATCTATCAGATTACGatgttctctccctccctgggaTCAAACCTCGGGCGCTGTCCAGTGTTTTCTGACTGACTCTTTATGATACAATGACGGGGTCAAAAGAAAAAGTGGAAACACATTCGGGAGACTGTGCTTATGTTACTATGGACaccaatttatacatttttattgaaaaaatatcaACATATCCACAGTGCTTATGAAATACCCTTTCACACGGCACAGATGAAGCTGGATGGATATAATATTTACCATAGTTATTATTACTATGTGCATCCCTTACTAGGAGAGATCAGCTCAAAATGCTCCAGACAGAGGAACTCTCGTCTTTCTTGCTGCTTCCatcgtaaaaaaagaagtttgaataCTTTGCAAACAAATGCGCAATAAAGTCCAGAGTAGACAGAATGTGATTGGGAATCCGTTGCGCTTTaatgacacttttatttctaaTCGAGCACCAAATACGAACCATTTTCTGaatcagtcacgtggtacagccgacTCGTCATCACATACGTCATCAACAGGCGCCTCGACATCCGCTTCACGAAACAACTTCCTGGCGCCTCGTGTGGAAGCCTCGAGACAAAGGACACGTCGCTGCCCACCAGAGCCCGGATGTGCGGACACACGTGTCGAAGTGGACTTTGTAGAAAGTGTAACCTCAGACTCACGAAGCTCGCGTCGCGTGGCAACAGGAAGGAGACGGAACTCGGCCACACGGCGCGAGTCGCAGCGACTCTGGAGACTAAACGGCGCGTCTCATCGCCCACGATGCCCACGTGACCCTGTGCGAGCGACTCTGTGTTGTTCCGCTTCATCGGAAACGTCCggattgtgtcctcgtgtcctgcggagctcatgacgtcatcgtgccaGCAGGAGATACACGGACCCGAGCGGAGCGTTTTTAACGgagctgtctggaggaaacgtttctgagctcgtgaaaatgtctaaagcccaaatgctgagaggtttagtcaaccagcgactcactgcggctgcgcaggagatctgcgggctgtttgaaggaacgatcgcagagtacgaggaggaactgtgtagtttaaaagaggagaacgagcggcaccggaagctgctgcacgccgtgttcaacccggaagtccggttgcaacgagcaggtgggttctctttgtttatcaCTTTAACCTGATAGTGGGGCAGATGGTAGAATAATCGTGTAATTTATGATGACAGCACGACATTGTgtggagttgttctccagaggtCTTTGGTCAAATCTGCCTGATCGGCCATttaaaaatccaagatggcggctatTTTTCAAGATGGCTGCTAATTGGGTCTCCAAAAATGAGTTTTCTTAATAAAACTGTTTGCATTTGCCCAATTTGAATGATCTTGGTGTCTATTTTTATGTTTCTAAGTGCTAATTTTAAACATGCTAATTTATTAGACTTACTACGATACATCTcacaggtacatattgtattgttactgtactacatcacagaggtacatattgtattgttactgtactacatcacagaggtacatattgtattgttactgtactacatcagaggtacatattgtattgttactgtactacatcagaggtacatattgtattgttactgtactacatctcagtacaatcACTCAACAAAAAGACTGTTTGTGGTTCTGGcttctcattggtggaacgagctccccactgacatcaggacagcagaaagtcgacaactaaaaacacatcttttccgactataccttgaataaaaacagattagcacttcagtgtcacttgattggcacttagttatggtattacttattgtattatgttacaactcatggtattacttattgtattacttataataataatactgatggtgttacttatagtattacttataatattacttataataatactgatggtatcacttatggtattacttatggtattactgatggtcaaCCCCTGCTTTCACCACTGTTCTTCtctttgcctccactctggTCCAACACTGATGTGGAGCTGAGGTGTCAACCAGTGCATACaacctgcaactctggtgtcctTCAacggccgctgctactccttgcttctctgcatagatctcccgAGCCTTCACAGTTGGGTTTCCACAAACCTCTCTTGTGttccaggatctcagatcttgTATCAGGGAGTCGTTAAAAGTACAATGTTGTTGgtccccctggtggcgagtacggatgcaggactttgaaccaatgtCTCCTTTGGTGGAtggtgtcatgcagaggtgtgatgtcatcatctacCCTGCTCCACCAGACccttgcttcctgttcagtgtctctttagtctccagttgaatcatttggtgactagtgggtgtggcacatttctgttcggtggatacagttcgctgtcagctgttggatctgggcacccctaattttgtgtctctggtcccgtggatcactattgccttgtggctgagtattgggtgcttgttatggcggggatagacattatgggagtactgaagcggtcctgactgagactgctaaccctttGGTtaagtctcctcttcctctcactactggggtccctcgaggctccgtcctgggtcccctcttcctctcacaactGGAGTCCCTCAAGGTTCCCTCCTGGGTCCCCTTTTCCTCTCACTACTAGGGTCCCTCAAGGTTCCCTCCTGggttccctcttcctctcattactggggtccctcaaggctctgtcctgggtcccctcttcctctcactactggagtCCCTCAAGGTTCCCTCCTGGGTCCCCTTTTCCTCTCACTACGAGGGTCCCTCAAGGTTCCCTCCTGGGTTCCCTTTTCCTCttactactggggtccctcaaggctctgtcctgggtcccctcttcctctcactactggagtccctcaaggctccctcctgggtcccctcttcctctcactactggcgttcctcaaggctctgtcctgggtcccctcctcttctctctgtacactaattctctcaGCTCTGTCATTTCCTCGcaatgacatcaggacagcaaagtctctacatcttctgccgaaaataaaaaacacatattttccaaCTACGtcgaataaaaacagattagcatttcagtggcacttgaattgcACTATGGCATTACTTATATCATTACTTATggaattactcatggtattacttttggtattttTAGAGTTTGGCATTCTTGGAGAActgttactttctttattcttgtttttctgagtttgtactcatggttgaattcacttattgttggataaaagtgtctgctacatgacatgtaatgttttttatttagaggTCATGCTTCTTTCATACACAACTAACTCTCAGAATTGTCAGTGATATACTTATTGAATAAATAACAGTTTAATATGAGAGtcataagatgtataaatgtatgttactattctccacagacgtccagcagctgttggtggttaaagaagaggttctttctgagcagcaggtctggatctccagtctggaccaggggCATCCAGAGCCCCCActagttaaagaggaacaggtaGACCAAGAGAACCCTGAGGCCCCCCacgttaaagaggaacagggggACCAAGAGAACTCAGTGCCCCCCCACATTGAAGAGGACCAGGTAGACCAAGAGAACCCTGAGGCCCCCCacgttaaagaggaacaggagaacccagtgcccccccacattaaagaggaacaggaggaccaggagaaccctgagcccccccatgttaaagaggaacagggggaccaggagaaccctgagcccccccacgttaaagaggaacaggaggaccaggagaaccctgagcccccccacattaaggaGGTACAtgaggaactctggaccagtcaggagggagagcagcttcaagggctggaggaggctggtctcaagttctcattcactcctttgaagagtgaagctgaagaggaagctcagtcctctcagcttcatcaaagacaaactgaacagaTGGAAATGGAAGCTGacggagatgattgtggaggaccagaaccagccaggaaccCAGATCCAGATgaaaagactggagactcttcagaaccagatactgatgaggagactggagactcttctgaaccagatactgatgactctgttgattggaaAAAGACCAGAGAACCAGGTTTAAACTCTATGAATAATGATGACGTTTctgtcagtgattcaaaatgtagttctagtgaaaaacctttcagctgctcaatctgtaaaacatcttttacagagagGGGTCAATTAAAGAGACatatgttaactcacacaggagagaaacctttcagctgctcagtctgtaaaagatatTTTACTGAGAGAGGaagtttaaagagacacatgttaactcacacagg
Proteins encoded:
- the LOC130208249 gene encoding zinc finger protein 391-like isoform X1, whose translation is MASERDAGEQDCAAEGYYDYDEDDLEAFSDAEPGCEDGDVQQLLVVKEEVLSEQQVWISSLDQGHPEPPLVKEEQVDQENPEAPHVKEEQGDQENSVPPHIEEDQVDQENPEAPHVKEEQENPVPPHIKEEQEDQENPEPPHVKEEQGDQENPEPPHVKEEQEDQENPEPPHIKEVHEELWTSQEGEQLQGLEEAGLKFSFTPLKSEAEEEAQSSQLHQRQTEQMEMEADGDDCGGPEPARNPDPDEKTGDSSEPDTDEETGDSSEPDTDDSVDWKKTREPGLNSMNNDDVSVSDSKCSSSEKPFSCSICKTSFTERGQLKRHMLTHTGEKPFSCSVCKRYFTERGSLKRHMLTHTGERPFSCSVCKTAFTKRDHLKRHMLTHTGEKPFSCSVCKTAFTKRDHLKRHMLTHTGEKPFSCSVCKRSFTDRGTLKRHMLTHTGEKPFSCSVCKRCFKDRGTVKRHMLTHTGEKPFSCSVCNRCFTNRGTLKSHMLTHTGEKPFSCSVCKRCFAQRGNLKGHMLTHTGENPFQLFLFL
- the LOC130208249 gene encoding ras-related GTP-binding protein D-like isoform X2, with the translated sequence MSPNETLFLESTNKICREDVSSSSFVSFQIWDFPGQIDFFDPTFDYEMIFRGTGALIFVIDSQVQCEQQMVRSAGSETVYGFYENRRHSQISYSDLQKGKA